One Gimesia aquarii DNA segment encodes these proteins:
- a CDS encoding FAD-dependent oxidoreductase, whose translation MTYQNAEEIAFPKLSDEVMHQVGELGTLETFENGKSLIEIGQKEYPFCLIVSGEVAIIDTTTGQTREVVTHGPGGFIGDVDILTGRPAVISAIAKCKTQAYIINATKVRRLLNEIPDLSELLLEAFQMRRRMLEASEFLGTRVIGTAQSKETAKIREFFYKNHVPHTFFDVAEEEGHQQLCQLDATIEDVPVVACSGHVAKKPSIIKIAECLGISREVETTPYDFVIVGAGPAGLAAAVYAASEGIKTLVIDSIGPGGQAGGSSKIENFIGFPSGLSGAELANRGYLQALKFGAQFTSPVSVKTIRQDENGDHLLDLCTGQTARAKCVLAATGVTYRQLDLEGCRRLEGAGVYYAATSVEARVCRDSTAIIVGSGNSAGQAAMFLADHASHVKMLIRGDELGKGMSSYLCNRILKHKGIEVIPDTEISGINGDQYVESVLVRNNKTEAEDQLDCTGVFIFIGARPHTDWLPESVRRDEKGFVLTGSAIHNDEFWTQDRTPCDLETTCPGILAAGDVRSGTTKRCGFAVGDGSLAVTCVHRYLNQI comes from the coding sequence ATGACTTACCAAAATGCCGAAGAAATTGCGTTTCCCAAGTTGTCTGACGAAGTTATGCATCAGGTTGGCGAATTGGGAACACTGGAGACGTTCGAAAATGGAAAATCTTTAATCGAAATCGGTCAAAAGGAATATCCATTCTGTCTGATTGTCTCTGGGGAAGTTGCAATCATAGATACGACAACTGGTCAAACGCGAGAAGTGGTGACCCATGGTCCCGGTGGGTTCATCGGAGACGTAGATATTCTGACAGGTCGACCCGCCGTCATCTCAGCGATTGCGAAATGCAAAACACAGGCATATATCATCAATGCGACTAAGGTAAGGCGCTTGCTTAATGAAATTCCCGACTTGAGCGAACTATTACTCGAAGCCTTTCAAATGCGACGTCGTATGCTGGAAGCTTCAGAGTTTCTTGGCACCCGTGTCATTGGAACGGCACAGTCAAAGGAGACCGCCAAAATTCGAGAATTCTTTTACAAGAATCATGTACCTCATACGTTCTTTGATGTCGCGGAAGAGGAAGGCCATCAACAGTTGTGCCAATTGGATGCTACCATCGAAGATGTGCCAGTTGTGGCCTGCAGCGGACACGTCGCGAAAAAACCATCTATCATCAAGATCGCGGAATGTCTTGGTATTTCGCGGGAAGTCGAAACAACACCTTATGATTTTGTGATTGTCGGTGCTGGACCGGCTGGTTTAGCTGCAGCAGTGTATGCCGCTTCTGAAGGAATCAAAACACTCGTGATTGATAGTATTGGTCCGGGCGGTCAAGCGGGAGGCAGTTCCAAGATTGAAAATTTCATCGGTTTTCCTTCAGGTCTCAGTGGTGCGGAGCTGGCAAACCGCGGGTACTTGCAAGCTCTGAAATTTGGAGCACAATTCACATCACCGGTCTCAGTGAAAACAATACGGCAGGATGAAAACGGCGATCATCTGCTCGATCTCTGTACCGGACAAACAGCCAGAGCCAAGTGTGTTCTGGCAGCGACAGGTGTGACGTATCGACAACTTGATCTTGAAGGATGTCGTCGACTTGAAGGTGCCGGAGTTTATTATGCCGCAACATCAGTAGAAGCACGCGTGTGTCGCGACTCTACCGCAATCATTGTAGGTAGTGGCAATTCTGCAGGTCAGGCCGCCATGTTCCTTGCCGACCATGCCAGTCATGTCAAGATGCTGATTCGGGGCGATGAGTTAGGAAAAGGAATGTCTTCCTACCTGTGCAACCGCATTCTCAAACATAAAGGTATTGAAGTGATTCCCGATACGGAAATCAGTGGGATCAACGGAGACCAATATGTTGAGTCCGTTCTTGTAAGGAACAACAAAACGGAAGCCGAAGACCAACTTGATTGTACAGGAGTATTTATTTTTATTGGTGCGCGTCCTCATACCGACTGGCTCCCCGAATCTGTTCGTCGTGACGAAAAAGGTTTTGTGTTAACTGGTTCTGCAATTCATAATGACGAATTCTGGACGCAAGACAGAACCCCATGCGATCTTGAAACAACATGTCCGGGGATCCTCGCCGCTGGTGATGTGCGCTCTGGTACAACCAAGCGATGTGGCTTCGCAGTCGGCGACGGCTCTCTTGCCGTCACCTGTGTTCATCGATACCTGAACCAAATTTGA
- the nhaR gene encoding transcriptional activator NhaR, producing the protein MDWLNYHHLYYFWLVAREGSIARAAKLLHLAHPTISKQLQQLEASFSEKLFDRAGRNLVLTEFGHTVFRYAEEIFSVGRELQDAVRKKSGSRPARFEVGIVEVLPKLVAHRLLEPAFQLEEDVHIVCRQGKHDELLAELAVHRLDLMFSDAPVSPTASVKAFNHLLGESGLSFFATSQFASIYRQNFPNSLNAAPLLLPADKTAVRRDLEQWFYTEGLRPRIVGEFEDTALMNVFGQDGVGIFSAPTMIEKEICHQYKVRVVGRTDAVCERYYAISVERRIKHPAVLAICEDNSSL; encoded by the coding sequence ATGGACTGGCTCAATTATCATCACTTGTATTACTTCTGGTTAGTGGCGCGTGAGGGAAGTATCGCGCGTGCTGCCAAACTGTTACATTTGGCCCATCCGACCATCAGCAAACAGCTCCAACAGTTGGAAGCTTCCTTTAGTGAGAAACTCTTTGACCGTGCCGGTCGAAATTTGGTGCTGACAGAATTTGGGCACACGGTTTTTCGCTATGCAGAAGAGATCTTTTCTGTCGGCCGTGAATTGCAAGATGCGGTACGCAAGAAGTCAGGCAGTCGACCCGCTCGGTTCGAAGTGGGGATTGTCGAAGTTTTACCGAAGCTTGTTGCTCATCGTTTACTCGAACCTGCATTCCAACTGGAAGAAGACGTGCACATCGTCTGCCGCCAGGGTAAGCATGATGAATTGCTGGCCGAACTAGCAGTCCATCGTCTGGATCTCATGTTTTCTGATGCACCTGTCAGTCCAACAGCAAGTGTGAAAGCATTTAATCATTTGCTGGGAGAGTCTGGGTTATCTTTTTTTGCGACGTCTCAATTTGCCTCAATCTATCGCCAGAACTTTCCCAATTCTCTGAATGCGGCACCGCTCTTATTACCAGCAGACAAAACCGCAGTACGTCGCGATCTGGAGCAGTGGTTTTATACAGAAGGTCTTCGACCGCGAATCGTGGGTGAGTTTGAAGATACCGCTTTGATGAACGTCTTCGGTCAGGACGGAGTTGGCATATTCTCTGCGCCCACGATGATTGAAAAAGAGATTTGTCATCAGTACAAAGTACGCGTTGTTGGCCGCACTGATGCAGTCTGCGAACGCTATTATGCAATTTCTGTTGAACGTCGTATAAAACACCCGGCAGTACTTGCGATTTGTGAAGACAACAGTTCGCTCTAA
- a CDS encoding cation-transporting P-type ATPase, whose product METLIKKHLHHVSVDEAVQLLDVDSQKGLDEFEIEARQKRFGPNTIPTQTGSGPLKRLLLQFHQPLVYILIAAGTITGLLQEWVDSGVIFGVVLVNALIGYLQESKAAKALEALANTVTTDATVVRAGKTRNVPSTELVPGDIVLLQSGDKVPADLRLIETRDLQIDESALTGESVPVEKHSQVYQPDTPLAERQNMAYSSTLVTYGQGRGVIFATGSHTEVGRISELISEADILQTPLTRKVTWFSQVLLVVILILAAITFGIGVLRGESAYVMFMAAVALAVGAIPEGLPAAVTITLAIGVARMARRRAIIRRLPAVETLGSTTIICSDKTGTLTENQMTVRAIWAGGEQYKVTGVGYAASGTIHVSGNESNHDLNVAARECLLAGLLCNDSRLVKKEARWEVQGDPTEGALLTSAAKAGLDNDELITGIPRIDVIPFESEYQYMATLHEMGTESPGRIYVKGAMEVILSKCTSALNASGECVPLPLEKIKHEFDQLATQGLRVLAFARGEIERGTPDTNRLSHANVSNLTFLGLQGMIDPPRAEAIAAVKACQTAGVRVKMITGDHALTAAAIAQQVGLDGMATQSDTPPKVVSGKELTKISDRDLINVAETSAVFARVTPEEKLRLVRALQAQKQIVAMTGDGVNDAPALKQADIGVAMGVGGTEVAKEAADMVLTDDNFASIEAAVEEGRGVFDNLTKFIVWTLPTNLGEGLVILAAVFLGVTLPILPVQILWINMTTAVLLGLMLAFEPKEEDIMQRPPRDPDTPLLTRDLIGRIFLVGTLLLVGAFGLFEWALLSGSSIEEARTIAVNVFVMVELFYLFNCRSLTRSMFQLGLLSNLWVVGGAAIMIVLQLLYTYAPSMNRLFHSTPIGWNWWGWILAVGITAYCVVGFEKWIRRRQTSLTSKEN is encoded by the coding sequence ATGGAGACACTAATCAAAAAGCACTTACATCATGTTTCAGTAGACGAAGCCGTTCAATTACTGGATGTAGATTCGCAAAAAGGCCTGGACGAATTTGAAATTGAGGCACGTCAAAAACGTTTTGGTCCCAACACAATCCCCACACAGACTGGTTCGGGCCCTTTAAAGCGATTACTACTACAGTTTCATCAACCACTGGTATACATCCTAATTGCAGCAGGCACCATCACCGGGTTGTTACAGGAGTGGGTTGATTCCGGAGTCATTTTTGGTGTCGTACTGGTGAATGCTTTGATTGGATATTTACAGGAGTCCAAAGCAGCCAAGGCACTGGAAGCTCTCGCCAATACAGTCACGACAGATGCAACCGTTGTTCGGGCCGGTAAAACACGCAATGTACCATCCACAGAGCTTGTTCCAGGCGATATAGTGCTCTTGCAATCTGGTGATAAGGTCCCCGCGGACTTAAGACTGATTGAGACACGCGACTTACAGATTGACGAATCGGCGTTGACGGGAGAATCGGTACCCGTCGAGAAACACTCTCAGGTGTATCAACCGGACACACCGCTCGCCGAGCGTCAAAATATGGCGTATTCTTCAACCCTTGTCACTTATGGCCAGGGACGAGGTGTGATATTCGCGACTGGAAGCCATACCGAAGTCGGCCGCATTTCCGAATTGATTTCAGAGGCCGACATTTTACAAACTCCTCTGACCCGAAAGGTAACCTGGTTCAGCCAGGTGCTGTTAGTGGTGATTCTCATCCTGGCTGCCATCACGTTTGGGATTGGAGTATTACGGGGTGAATCTGCCTACGTCATGTTTATGGCCGCTGTGGCATTAGCGGTAGGAGCAATTCCCGAGGGACTGCCCGCGGCAGTCACCATCACTTTGGCAATTGGTGTAGCGCGAATGGCACGACGTCGGGCCATTATTCGTCGGCTACCAGCGGTTGAAACGCTGGGAAGTACCACAATTATTTGCTCGGATAAAACAGGAACGCTGACCGAAAACCAGATGACAGTCCGAGCGATCTGGGCAGGAGGCGAACAATATAAAGTGACCGGTGTGGGCTATGCCGCTTCAGGAACCATTCACGTTAGTGGAAATGAGTCTAACCATGACTTGAATGTCGCGGCGCGCGAGTGTCTGCTAGCAGGACTCTTATGCAACGATTCAAGATTGGTCAAAAAGGAGGCACGTTGGGAAGTCCAAGGCGATCCAACAGAAGGCGCTCTGCTGACCTCCGCTGCCAAAGCCGGCTTAGACAACGACGAACTAATAACTGGAATACCTCGAATCGATGTCATTCCGTTCGAATCTGAATACCAATACATGGCCACACTTCATGAAATGGGAACAGAGTCACCAGGACGCATCTATGTCAAAGGGGCTATGGAGGTCATCTTGTCAAAGTGTACCTCGGCTTTAAATGCCTCTGGTGAATGCGTTCCACTTCCGCTTGAGAAAATTAAACATGAGTTCGATCAATTAGCTACCCAAGGTTTGCGCGTGCTTGCATTTGCGCGAGGTGAGATTGAACGTGGCACACCCGACACTAATCGACTGTCTCATGCGAATGTGAGTAACTTAACGTTTCTGGGACTTCAAGGAATGATCGACCCGCCTCGGGCTGAAGCGATTGCTGCAGTAAAAGCATGTCAGACAGCTGGTGTCCGCGTAAAGATGATTACCGGCGATCATGCTTTGACTGCTGCCGCGATCGCCCAACAAGTCGGTTTGGATGGCATGGCGACACAAAGTGATACTCCTCCCAAGGTCGTTTCGGGGAAAGAGCTAACTAAAATCTCCGATCGGGATCTGATCAATGTTGCAGAAACCAGTGCGGTATTTGCGCGCGTGACTCCAGAAGAAAAACTGCGTTTGGTCCGTGCACTTCAAGCTCAGAAACAGATCGTGGCAATGACAGGAGATGGGGTAAATGACGCACCAGCACTGAAACAGGCAGATATTGGAGTCGCGATGGGCGTAGGTGGCACGGAAGTCGCAAAAGAAGCTGCCGATATGGTTTTGACAGATGATAATTTCGCATCCATCGAAGCTGCCGTTGAAGAAGGACGTGGTGTGTTTGACAACCTGACAAAATTTATCGTCTGGACATTACCAACAAATCTGGGGGAAGGTTTAGTGATTCTGGCAGCAGTTTTTCTGGGAGTCACTTTACCAATCCTGCCCGTTCAGATTCTGTGGATCAATATGACAACAGCGGTTTTATTGGGTTTGATGCTGGCATTTGAACCCAAAGAAGAAGATATCATGCAACGTCCGCCTCGAGATCCTGATACCCCCTTGCTCACTAGAGATCTCATCGGGCGCATTTTTCTGGTCGGAACTTTACTGCTAGTCGGCGCATTTGGACTGTTTGAGTGGGCTTTGTTAAGTGGTTCAAGTATTGAAGAGGCACGGACCATTGCCGTGAATGTCTTTGTCATGGTCGAACTTTTCTATCTGTTCAATTGCCGCAGTCTGACAAGATCGATGTTCCAACTCGGTCTGCTTAGTAATCTCTGGGTTGTTGGTGGAGCGGCCATCATGATCGTGCTGCAATTGCTTTACACTTATGCCCCCTCCATGAACCGCCTCTTTCACAGTACTCCTATCGGCTGGAACTGGTGGGGTTGGATTCTAGCCGTTGGTATTACCGCATACTGTGTCGTTGGTTTTGAAAAATGGATACGCCGTCGGCAAACGTCACTGACATCGAAGGAAAACTAA
- a CDS encoding LacI family DNA-binding transcriptional regulator, producing MQVTVKDVAKAAEVSIGTVSRVLAGEPNVSAETTERVMKVIKKLNYTRLRRRKSLPEGKRLLRRNIAMLLLGMDRSLASLPSVASGIHGTESALTEEGANVLLADLPLVDRLPDVLSRKQVHGILAKGALQTELISNADQKLIQRLREIPTVWFLGRPQKADWGDVVESNDSEIGRLAAEYLLSRGHQRIAILDPKPNHVTLGQRCASFTWHATQGGATLENIFGKDADWGLPLKSVEDVELVDRLVGRLLKLKRQPTAVFVPADSIAALVYRACTRRGLLIGKDLSLISCNNEVPLLTGLYPEVTTIDICAEQIGRQAVEQLIWRMSHPETPAVNVSVQPCLVEGMSVTDLT from the coding sequence ATGCAAGTCACTGTGAAAGATGTTGCTAAGGCAGCCGAAGTTTCGATAGGCACTGTCAGTCGTGTGTTGGCTGGTGAGCCAAATGTTTCAGCTGAAACGACAGAACGTGTCATGAAAGTCATCAAAAAACTCAATTATACTCGCTTGCGTCGGCGAAAATCCTTGCCTGAAGGCAAGCGTTTACTCAGAAGAAACATAGCAATGCTTCTGCTTGGGATGGATCGTTCGTTGGCCTCTTTACCATCAGTGGCAAGTGGGATTCACGGTACAGAATCAGCTCTGACTGAAGAGGGAGCGAATGTACTTTTAGCAGATCTTCCTTTGGTAGATCGATTACCGGATGTTCTCTCTCGGAAACAGGTGCATGGTATACTGGCAAAAGGCGCGCTTCAGACGGAGTTGATCTCGAACGCCGATCAAAAATTGATTCAGCGTCTACGCGAAATTCCTACGGTCTGGTTTTTGGGACGTCCCCAAAAAGCAGATTGGGGAGATGTGGTCGAGTCGAATGATTCCGAAATCGGTCGTCTGGCGGCTGAATATCTGCTTTCGCGAGGACATCAACGAATTGCCATTCTTGATCCTAAACCAAATCATGTGACACTTGGTCAACGTTGTGCGAGTTTCACATGGCATGCCACTCAGGGAGGTGCGACACTTGAAAACATTTTCGGTAAAGATGCCGACTGGGGTCTACCTCTCAAATCAGTTGAGGATGTTGAACTGGTAGACAGGCTGGTAGGTCGTTTATTGAAGCTGAAACGTCAACCGACTGCAGTGTTTGTTCCCGCCGATTCCATTGCGGCACTGGTCTATCGCGCCTGCACGCGACGTGGTTTATTGATTGGGAAAGATTTGAGTCTGATTTCCTGTAATAATGAAGTACCACTGTTAACCGGCCTTTATCCTGAGGTGACTACCATTGATATCTGTGCAGAGCAGATCGGCCGTCAGGCAGTGGAACAGCTTATCTGGCGCATGTCTCACCCAGAGACACCTGCTGTGAATGTTTCTGTCCAACCATGTTTGGTGGAAGGGATGTCTGTCACTGATCTGACATAG
- a CDS encoding beta-galactosidase, giving the protein MLDSQIMILQFRRTVSIIAVLACWFSPSFAFAENDWSHHLNHWLNQNQITHVSIPQNRKFDEQYNFLILVWQYKTRATNDRDLYKKIHLNGWHIDYGEGKQKLAAWGAQQEWPYYVDHAAGKGILHLTPRSGLSSIPKSGAPSPRPWSFADPKTFQELTRRLDANIPPILNGPVAAIALDDEVSLGSFNSPLEVDYSPQAIAAFRKWLKSQYSSNSAWQRAWQLPAVSESAKLASAQPVTYEKVRQQLKNLPPSKWRLAPWLDFRTFMDQMQAETFAAAVQHARSHAPTVPIGVVGGQQPSAYGGFDYSLLRHSVQWMEAYDIGGTNELLRSFWADTPRRYQMQTYFASVDLARDQWFLWYYLAHGNRGVIAWPDSGGKPWFNAGKINPAVEKLSNTFAAVQADSLQVLAAPQTQPVFSPIALLYSHPSIQVGWAIDATTHGKTWPRRSSSLDNSCLSSGKNRVAWTRLLEDLGHQPRWIDSQELCAGELQNRGIKLLILPQAFALSSEECQAIKAFVKSGGAVIADYAPAITDQHGSGYLTPPLDQLFGLNRLSKSGWFDGNRRFEVDGERYRRPFAERLPQENCLLDSNMPIVERSLSGTRLEHQFGSGRTLYLNLSPTGYFDQSLRGANFGNHWRKWIGDWIAKQEIQEPVRVTREDQQEHGVELLRYRTKDQTEIWAIVANPTRQASVDGPGSGIALSSQNIPLRIGTTLPISGCRNLRTGKSLGTKFPLQLELPGSEAIVLEVTIKP; this is encoded by the coding sequence ATGTTAGATTCTCAAATCATGATTCTCCAATTCAGGAGAACGGTAAGTATCATCGCGGTTTTGGCTTGTTGGTTTTCTCCATCTTTCGCATTTGCAGAAAACGATTGGTCACATCATCTCAATCATTGGTTGAATCAGAATCAAATTACTCATGTTTCCATACCACAGAATCGAAAATTTGATGAGCAATATAATTTTCTTATCCTGGTTTGGCAGTACAAAACACGTGCCACGAACGATAGAGATCTTTACAAAAAAATTCATCTCAACGGTTGGCACATTGATTATGGTGAAGGCAAGCAAAAACTTGCAGCGTGGGGAGCCCAACAGGAGTGGCCGTATTATGTCGATCATGCCGCCGGTAAGGGGATCTTGCATCTGACACCACGTTCTGGACTCAGTTCAATTCCGAAATCAGGCGCACCCTCACCGCGACCCTGGTCTTTTGCCGATCCCAAAACTTTCCAGGAGTTGACTCGGCGGCTTGATGCAAACATACCACCCATTCTGAATGGTCCCGTTGCCGCCATCGCATTAGATGATGAAGTCTCGTTAGGCAGTTTTAATTCGCCGTTGGAAGTCGATTATTCACCTCAAGCCATTGCCGCGTTTCGCAAATGGTTGAAATCTCAGTATTCTTCCAATTCAGCCTGGCAACGTGCATGGCAGTTACCAGCGGTATCTGAATCAGCAAAACTTGCCTCTGCTCAGCCGGTGACCTATGAGAAAGTTCGACAGCAGCTCAAAAATTTACCACCGAGCAAATGGCGACTGGCACCCTGGCTTGACTTTAGAACTTTTATGGATCAGATGCAGGCAGAAACCTTTGCTGCAGCGGTCCAACATGCCCGCAGCCATGCTCCCACAGTACCGATTGGTGTGGTGGGTGGACAACAACCCTCGGCGTATGGCGGATTTGACTACAGCCTGCTGCGCCATTCCGTGCAATGGATGGAAGCATATGACATTGGTGGTACAAACGAACTTTTACGCAGCTTTTGGGCTGATACGCCACGGCGGTATCAGATGCAAACCTATTTTGCTTCTGTCGATCTAGCCCGTGATCAATGGTTTTTGTGGTACTATCTGGCTCATGGCAACCGTGGAGTGATTGCCTGGCCCGACTCGGGAGGCAAGCCTTGGTTTAATGCTGGGAAAATCAATCCTGCGGTTGAGAAGCTAAGTAACACATTTGCCGCGGTCCAGGCAGATTCCTTGCAGGTTTTAGCCGCGCCACAAACCCAACCCGTTTTTTCCCCAATTGCGTTGCTCTATTCTCATCCGAGTATCCAGGTTGGTTGGGCCATTGATGCGACGACCCACGGAAAAACCTGGCCGAGGCGTTCATCCAGTCTAGACAATTCTTGCTTATCGAGTGGAAAGAATCGTGTCGCCTGGACACGTCTTCTCGAAGACCTGGGACATCAACCACGTTGGATCGATTCACAGGAACTATGCGCCGGTGAGCTGCAAAACAGGGGAATCAAACTTTTGATTTTACCTCAAGCGTTTGCCCTGAGTAGTGAAGAATGTCAGGCGATCAAAGCATTCGTCAAGAGTGGAGGTGCTGTCATCGCAGATTATGCTCCTGCAATAACCGATCAACACGGAAGTGGATATCTGACTCCTCCCCTGGATCAACTCTTCGGACTCAACCGTCTATCAAAGTCGGGTTGGTTTGATGGAAATCGACGATTCGAAGTAGATGGTGAGCGCTATCGCCGACCTTTTGCAGAACGTTTGCCTCAAGAAAACTGCCTGCTCGATTCTAATATGCCAATTGTCGAACGAAGTCTTTCCGGAACTCGTCTTGAACATCAATTTGGTAGTGGACGCACGCTTTATTTGAATCTTTCTCCCACTGGCTATTTTGATCAATCTTTGCGCGGAGCCAACTTCGGTAATCACTGGCGAAAATGGATTGGTGACTGGATTGCCAAACAGGAGATTCAGGAGCCTGTGCGGGTCACTCGAGAAGATCAACAGGAGCATGGCGTTGAATTGTTACGTTATCGAACCAAAGACCAAACAGAAATTTGGGCCATTGTTGCGAATCCCACACGTCAGGCTAGTGTCGATGGACCGGGCAGTGGTATCGCTTTGTCTTCACAGAACATTCCGCTCCGTATTGGAACAACTTTGCCAATCTCTGGGTGTCGAAATCTTCGCACAGGTAAATCTTTGGGAACCAAATTTCCATTGCAACTCGAGTTGCCCGGTAGCGAAGCAATCGTGTTGGAAGTGACGATTAAACCTTAA
- a CDS encoding helix-turn-helix transcriptional regulator, which translates to MPPNEDMMGKSSKTKKQSDHKKISGSKETDSKVNQQADTAAKSAEAPGNRWTFLTNHAHVLILLHREPEIVLRQVAVQVGITERAVQRIIQDLEEEGFIHREKVGRQNRYEVLTDQPLRHSIEKHKKIGELLELVSE; encoded by the coding sequence ATGCCACCAAACGAGGATATGATGGGTAAGTCATCGAAGACGAAAAAACAAAGTGACCATAAAAAAATTTCAGGTTCCAAAGAGACAGATTCGAAAGTAAATCAACAGGCTGATACAGCGGCCAAATCTGCCGAAGCACCTGGGAATCGCTGGACATTTCTCACGAATCATGCACACGTTCTTATTTTGTTGCATCGAGAACCGGAGATCGTGTTACGACAAGTTGCTGTCCAGGTTGGCATCACAGAACGAGCCGTTCAAAGGATTATTCAAGATCTGGAAGAAGAGGGATTTATTCACCGCGAGAAGGTGGGGCGTCAAAATCGGTATGAAGTTCTAACCGATCAGCCACTAAGGCATTCCATCGAAAAACATAAAAAAATTGGAGAGCTACTCGAGCTTGTCTCTGAATGA
- a CDS encoding putative sensor domain DACNV-containing protein, whose product MMEHELSAYPDVMAKALVDRWQEAMYPPEDLPSQKSIAALLDTMYQASLLREEGNAVRCRIIVAPASDFANELSVGDSQLHVLRFTEPCEFTPHELRKLAAAAGYYRALLAVDVSAEGAMSIWGMIVTGTTWINQVEDDRIRHSLLPDRLVIQCLGPGHIIVAAGNARILESLSGKLLTDGFDPFRSNWLPQKFGSVRTSLLAELDELIPDSEKSNTRMCESFVKDIAQSVVRRILRLVRNRGHGGMLVYLPEEKNDSPLLDQWFRFRVRFEQDDSINRFRRLMLSLMKRGREVGQARGLEVVTWYDYLQMQDAELAELDKALIELGHFFTDLMNIDGSLVLDRSFRLIGFGGEILGDSHTATIHRALDLEGERSVIERADSSGTRHRSAYRLVCGLQDAIAVVVSQDGEVRFVAHHNNKLTYWPYLP is encoded by the coding sequence ATGATGGAGCATGAACTGTCTGCGTATCCTGATGTGATGGCGAAAGCGCTTGTGGATCGCTGGCAAGAAGCAATGTATCCGCCTGAAGACTTACCATCACAAAAAAGTATTGCCGCTTTACTCGACACGATGTATCAGGCGAGTTTACTCCGTGAAGAAGGCAACGCAGTACGATGCCGCATTATCGTTGCACCGGCGAGCGACTTTGCTAACGAACTTTCTGTAGGCGACAGCCAATTACATGTGCTGCGATTTACGGAACCTTGCGAGTTCACACCTCATGAGTTGAGGAAACTTGCTGCAGCAGCCGGATACTATCGCGCACTGCTGGCCGTTGACGTCTCAGCTGAGGGCGCAATGTCGATCTGGGGAATGATTGTCACCGGAACAACCTGGATCAATCAAGTGGAAGACGACCGGATCCGTCATTCATTGTTACCAGATCGTCTTGTGATCCAATGCCTGGGTCCCGGTCATATCATCGTAGCAGCAGGGAATGCTCGAATCTTAGAGTCTCTGAGCGGCAAATTATTAACCGATGGTTTTGATCCATTTCGTTCAAATTGGTTACCTCAGAAATTCGGCTCCGTTCGTACATCGCTGTTGGCAGAATTGGACGAACTCATTCCTGATTCTGAAAAGAGCAACACACGGATGTGCGAATCGTTTGTGAAAGATATCGCGCAAAGTGTAGTCCGACGAATCTTGCGTCTTGTTCGTAACCGAGGCCATGGTGGAATGCTGGTCTATCTGCCAGAAGAGAAAAATGACAGCCCCTTGCTGGATCAGTGGTTTCGTTTTCGAGTACGATTTGAGCAGGATGACTCGATCAATCGATTTCGCCGTCTGATGTTAAGCCTGATGAAACGAGGACGAGAAGTCGGACAGGCGCGCGGGCTTGAGGTTGTCACCTGGTATGATTACCTTCAAATGCAGGATGCTGAATTGGCTGAACTTGATAAAGCATTAATCGAACTCGGACACTTCTTCACTGACTTGATGAATATCGACGGATCACTCGTGCTTGACCGTAGTTTTCGATTGATTGGTTTTGGCGGAGAGATACTCGGTGATTCACACACGGCAACAATTCACCGCGCACTAGACCTGGAAGGAGAACGGTCTGTTATTGAAAGAGCAGATTCGTCGGGCACCCGACATCGTTCTGCTTATCGACTGGTCTGTGGCTTACAAGATGCCATTGCCGTCGTCGTCTCTCAAGACGGCGAAGTTCGATTCGTCGCTCACCACAACAACAAACTAACTTACTGGCCTTATCTGCCTTAA